In Aquimarina sp. TRL1, a single window of DNA contains:
- a CDS encoding S8/S53 family peptidase — protein MNLSKIKNDMFPKSCALLLSAALTFTSCNKEEDGIDPTLGEESNIQIVKGEYIVVFHNQSIKSNAVKQESLGLLKKYGITSDQIKSDYQSIFKGIVLHDISEDTYNQLQEDPAVKSVIKNIPMEFNLTPVNLPTQENTGTKMNDPIFDRRLPNGEIVPYANQRVGYADGRREKIWFFDGGIAEVNELNIDRRLSRNFIAGEPANAWQDTRADSHGTRVASIAAAKMNGSGIVGVAYGATVVSIRVFGTGATLASITEAYDYVARNIGPNDVWNMSGGPTSSYQGLVRRGFKDQADLLAAAIANLGRIRPGAIAAGNDGINLDLNPFVESMNSTANDNVYIVGAINNRDQVWDSSMFGRVIDYWAPGVEMTSIDRFGNVDVGGPGDSGTSFASPVVAAVIALTNNNPTINRNQNITRNGHTKPVPLAQIINIIGR, from the coding sequence ATGAATTTATCAAAAATTAAAAACGACATGTTCCCGAAAAGCTGTGCATTGCTTTTATCAGCAGCTTTAACTTTTACATCTTGTAATAAAGAAGAAGATGGGATAGATCCAACATTAGGAGAAGAAAGCAACATTCAGATCGTTAAGGGAGAATACATTGTAGTATTTCACAATCAAAGTATTAAGAGTAATGCAGTAAAACAGGAGTCTTTAGGATTATTAAAAAAGTATGGAATTACCAGTGATCAGATCAAAAGTGATTACCAAAGTATATTCAAAGGAATTGTACTTCATGATATTTCAGAAGATACGTATAATCAACTTCAGGAGGATCCGGCTGTAAAAAGTGTAATTAAAAATATCCCGATGGAGTTTAATTTAACACCAGTTAACTTACCAACTCAGGAAAATACAGGGACAAAAATGAATGACCCTATTTTTGATAGGAGATTACCTAACGGAGAGATTGTACCATATGCTAATCAAAGGGTAGGATATGCTGATGGTCGAAGAGAAAAAATTTGGTTTTTTGATGGCGGAATAGCTGAGGTTAATGAACTGAATATTGATCGTAGATTAAGTCGTAATTTTATTGCTGGGGAGCCAGCAAATGCATGGCAAGATACACGGGCAGATAGCCATGGAACTCGGGTAGCTTCCATCGCAGCTGCAAAAATGAACGGATCAGGAATTGTAGGAGTAGCTTATGGCGCTACAGTTGTGTCTATAAGAGTATTTGGCACAGGGGCAACATTAGCATCGATTACTGAGGCGTATGATTATGTAGCCAGAAATATCGGTCCTAATGATGTTTGGAATATGAGCGGAGGACCTACCTCTTCATACCAAGGCTTGGTTCGTAGAGGGTTTAAAGATCAGGCAGATTTATTAGCGGCTGCTATTGCAAATCTGGGAAGGATTCGTCCAGGGGCAATTGCAGCAGGGAATGATGGAATCAATTTAGATCTAAACCCCTTCGTAGAATCTATGAATAGTACTGCAAATGATAATGTGTACATTGTAGGAGCGATAAATAATAGAGATCAGGTGTGGGATTCTTCCATGTTTGGAAGGGTGATTGATTACTGGGCTCCTGGAGTGGAAATGACTTCTATCGACCGTTTTGGAAATGTAGATGTAGGAGGACCTGGTGATTCAGGAACATCTTTTGCTTCTCCTGTAGTTGCTGCGGTTATTGCATTGACAAACAATAATCCAACAATCAACAGAAACCAAAATATTACAAGAAATGGTCATACCAAACCTGTACCATTGGCACAAATAATAAACATAATAGGTAGATAA
- a CDS encoding Crp/Fnr family transcriptional regulator: protein MEYLQEFIKYYHITEEELISELKEHAYSTILKKGEYAIKEDEYITLLKIVVKGRIRVYQQYEDKEILVYYLRAMETCILSLSACFEHCKSNVNAVAEENTVLLNIPVRFVKEWSFNYRSWHDFTINTFRESLTIMSFNYSKLAFEPLKNRLLDYIIQESSDSTLYLSHSQLAKELGTTREVISRILKKLEQEKKLVLGQKTIKVLI from the coding sequence ATGGAATATTTACAGGAATTTATTAAGTATTATCACATTACAGAAGAAGAGTTGATTTCTGAATTAAAAGAACATGCGTACAGCACTATTTTAAAAAAAGGAGAATATGCAATTAAAGAGGATGAGTATATCACACTTCTTAAAATTGTTGTCAAAGGAAGAATAAGAGTTTATCAGCAATATGAAGATAAAGAAATTTTAGTATACTATTTAAGAGCTATGGAAACATGTATTCTATCACTTTCTGCGTGTTTTGAGCATTGTAAGAGTAATGTGAATGCAGTTGCAGAAGAAAATACTGTTTTATTAAATATCCCTGTCCGCTTTGTAAAGGAGTGGAGTTTTAACTATCGATCCTGGCATGATTTTACGATTAATACATTTAGGGAAAGTCTTACTATCATGTCTTTTAACTATTCCAAATTGGCATTTGAACCACTCAAAAATCGCTTGTTAGACTACATTATCCAGGAATCTTCAGACAGTACATTATACCTTTCTCATTCGCAGTTAGCTAAAGAATTGGGGACGACAAGAGAAGTTATTTCTAGGATTTTAAAAAAACTGGAGCAAGAGAAAAAATTAGTGTTAGGGCAAAAAACAATTAAAGTTTTAATATAA
- a CDS encoding agmatine deiminase family protein yields MRKINLILAIVAIFFTGVLKAQEVFTSKEKKLIIEKYTKGDSNFNPSPAELEVIYNYIKNKKLTKEELEEYKEKSKRKISNDELEKYRKANSKKSRSSASNATMELPADARFPGEFEEVQGIFVTYPYHANAPDFTYYGKFFRELINGIQQAGVKVYINVRKQSDKDILIRHFREQGTPLTNYQFLVNPSDQFWTRDFGPINFYYGADDKIGWVDLNYGGRGKDDQLTPLWAKEMAIDYTYMPIRFEGGNTLMDGQQTLTTSSAVFENNSLDYSKAEVENMLKKSFNLKKLYVLDRLIDDGGTGHVDLYLDMTDENTFVYTKQPMEMANISEYVDYQNVLNNIEFLEKQTSSAGKPYAFNTIPFPTRDDGSIFDTAKSINGTNRTYSNHLIVNKTIIQPVFNDGQTGNIEGDRAALDILKKKYPGYKIITVDGRVLQGLGGSIHCVTKEFAAENPVRFKHYAYRGEVNRCQSSYPIDAVITNKSGIKQATLFSRVKGTTTWTQTRMTKEAANHWKSAITLSSASSNDMIEYYLSATSNNGKTMTYPMTGAEGGAYTFWCASSCSKEITAHPSYKESFESSLGDWIQDTADDLDWKFSTMGQTEPINAADGDYYLFINNSEGTSNKQAILKSPCLNLSGASFAKLTFKHYNYGGNDTGSLYLEASDDNGFTWEKIWQTPNNQTTTWSPVTVDLKEYIGETVQLRFNRTTGTNSRAGIAIDAISISTLETQAPTTPLNLAVSNVAATSLTLTWAAATDNVKVTEYLVYEGTKKVATVKPDYTKFNATALTPETAYTYTVRAKDVAGNISSASNIVNVTTSRGTAPNTACDKVPDADETLFYEIGDRAKWKPWREEYKSVFEFTKAGWERQFKCNATGSDTQAPTAPANLTAGNVTKTTIDLSWGASTDNVGVTGYEVYQGNTMIGTVTGTRYQAVGLTAGTAYTFKVLAKDAAGNKSRSSNTVTATTISEDTQAPTAPANLTAGNVTQTTIDLSWVASTDNVGVTGYEIYQDDVLKTSGTTTSYQVMGLTPNTSYRFKVRAKDAAGNYSAFSNIVSVKTIGDTGGDCQKVTGVVASDIKDVSATIDWNVADGTTTYIVEYKKTTANAYTIVEATSNTLGLRDLSPETTYQLRIKYTCTGATGDICDGVAPWSSGVVYQPGDKVVYNDTLYQKNSSNGWDNLGRCGTTGNVQGTDAPYSDIITFTTKKTPGGGICDGVEPWRSGVVYQPGDKVVYNNTLYQKNASGGWDNLGACNGSKKLTSLASYLPSAIELIIYQEPFSGTLSISLPEALLKSSSYRIFDVTGKVIMSGEKAKKIDVETIENGMYILKITSGKNSYVKRFLKH; encoded by the coding sequence ATGCGAAAAATTAATCTCATTTTAGCTATTGTAGCTATATTTTTCACAGGTGTATTAAAGGCTCAGGAAGTTTTTACTTCTAAAGAAAAGAAGCTGATAATAGAAAAATATACAAAAGGCGATAGTAACTTTAACCCATCACCTGCAGAATTAGAAGTTATTTATAATTATATAAAAAACAAGAAGTTAACAAAAGAAGAATTAGAAGAATATAAAGAAAAAAGTAAACGTAAAATAAGTAACGATGAATTAGAAAAATATCGAAAGGCGAATAGTAAAAAATCGCGAAGCTCGGCAAGTAATGCCACTATGGAACTTCCTGCTGATGCTAGGTTTCCGGGAGAGTTCGAAGAAGTTCAAGGAATCTTTGTGACGTACCCTTATCATGCAAATGCTCCTGATTTTACATATTATGGAAAATTTTTTAGAGAATTGATCAATGGAATACAGCAAGCAGGAGTTAAGGTGTATATAAACGTACGAAAACAATCGGATAAAGATATTCTAATTCGTCATTTTAGAGAACAAGGAACACCACTTACTAATTATCAGTTTTTAGTGAACCCTTCAGATCAGTTTTGGACCAGAGATTTTGGTCCGATTAATTTTTACTATGGAGCTGATGATAAAATCGGTTGGGTAGATTTAAATTATGGAGGTAGAGGTAAGGATGATCAGTTAACTCCACTATGGGCCAAAGAAATGGCTATAGACTATACTTATATGCCGATCAGATTTGAAGGAGGAAATACCCTGATGGATGGACAACAGACATTAACTACAAGTAGTGCCGTGTTTGAAAATAATAGTTTGGACTATTCTAAAGCAGAAGTTGAAAATATGTTAAAAAAGTCATTTAACTTAAAAAAGTTATATGTTTTAGATAGGCTTATAGATGATGGAGGAACAGGGCATGTTGATTTATATTTGGATATGACGGATGAGAACACTTTCGTGTATACAAAGCAGCCTATGGAAATGGCTAATATATCAGAATATGTAGATTATCAAAATGTCCTGAATAACATTGAATTTTTAGAAAAACAAACAAGTTCGGCAGGAAAACCTTATGCTTTTAATACCATCCCTTTTCCGACTCGTGATGATGGATCTATATTTGATACAGCCAAAAGTATTAATGGGACCAACAGAACGTATAGCAATCATTTAATTGTTAATAAAACAATCATACAACCAGTATTTAACGATGGTCAAACCGGTAATATAGAAGGAGATAGAGCGGCATTGGATATTTTGAAAAAGAAATATCCTGGGTATAAGATTATTACTGTTGATGGTCGTGTTCTACAAGGTTTAGGAGGCTCTATACACTGTGTAACAAAGGAGTTTGCAGCAGAAAACCCTGTTAGATTTAAGCATTACGCATATAGAGGTGAAGTAAATAGATGTCAATCTTCGTATCCGATTGATGCTGTGATTACTAATAAAAGTGGAATAAAACAGGCAACATTGTTTTCAAGAGTAAAAGGAACAACTACCTGGACTCAAACAAGGATGACAAAAGAAGCAGCTAACCATTGGAAATCTGCTATTACATTATCTTCGGCTTCAAGCAATGACATGATAGAGTACTATTTGTCTGCTACCTCTAATAATGGAAAGACAATGACATATCCAATGACAGGTGCAGAAGGTGGGGCATATACGTTTTGGTGTGCTTCCAGTTGTTCGAAAGAAATTACTGCACATCCATCATATAAAGAAAGTTTTGAAAGTTCTTTAGGAGACTGGATTCAGGATACTGCGGATGATTTAGATTGGAAATTTAGTACAATGGGGCAAACAGAACCAATCAATGCTGCTGATGGGGATTATTATTTATTTATAAATAATTCAGAAGGGACTTCTAATAAACAAGCAATTCTCAAATCACCTTGCCTTAATCTATCAGGTGCTAGTTTTGCAAAGCTTACCTTTAAGCATTATAACTATGGAGGGAATGATACCGGTTCTTTATACCTGGAAGCTAGTGATGATAATGGATTTACCTGGGAGAAAATATGGCAAACACCAAATAATCAGACTACCACTTGGTCTCCTGTAACAGTTGACCTGAAAGAATACATTGGAGAAACAGTACAATTACGCTTTAATCGCACTACAGGGACAAATTCCCGTGCAGGAATTGCTATTGACGCGATATCTATTTCCACATTGGAAACACAGGCACCAACAACTCCGCTTAACTTAGCAGTATCCAATGTAGCAGCAACCAGTTTGACATTAACGTGGGCAGCAGCTACAGATAATGTAAAGGTAACAGAATATTTAGTGTATGAAGGGACAAAAAAGGTGGCAACGGTTAAGCCAGACTATACAAAGTTTAATGCGACTGCTCTAACACCAGAAACAGCATATACATATACCGTAAGAGCAAAAGATGTGGCAGGGAACATTTCTTCTGCTAGTAACATAGTGAATGTGACTACTTCCAGAGGAACTGCACCCAATACGGCTTGTGATAAAGTTCCTGATGCGGATGAAACACTGTTTTATGAGATAGGAGATCGTGCAAAATGGAAACCTTGGAGAGAAGAATATAAATCAGTATTTGAATTTACCAAGGCAGGCTGGGAAAGACAGTTTAAATGTAACGCAACAGGATCGGACACACAAGCGCCTACAGCACCTGCGAATCTAACAGCAGGCAATGTTACTAAAACTACCATTGACCTTAGCTGGGGGGCTTCTACTGATAATGTAGGTGTAACCGGATATGAGGTATACCAAGGAAATACCATGATCGGAACGGTTACTGGAACAAGATACCAGGCTGTGGGATTAACAGCAGGGACAGCGTATACTTTTAAGGTATTGGCTAAGGATGCTGCAGGAAATAAATCAAGGTCTAGTAATACTGTTACTGCCACGACAATATCAGAAGACACACAAGCGCCTACAGCACCTGCGAATCTAACAGCAGGAAATGTAACGCAAACAACTATTGATCTTAGCTGGGTTGCTTCTACTGACAATGTAGGTGTAACTGGATATGAAATTTATCAAGATGATGTTTTGAAAACTTCGGGAACTACTACCAGTTATCAGGTAATGGGATTAACACCTAATACTTCATATCGTTTTAAAGTCAGAGCAAAAGATGCAGCAGGAAACTATTCGGCATTTTCTAATATCGTTTCTGTTAAGACAATAGGAGATACGGGAGGTGATTGTCAGAAAGTAACAGGAGTAGTAGCTTCTGATATAAAAGATGTGTCAGCTACTATTGATTGGAATGTTGCAGATGGAACGACTACTTATATTGTGGAATATAAAAAGACTACTGCTAATGCTTATACAATAGTTGAAGCTACATCAAATACTTTAGGGTTGAGAGATCTTAGTCCGGAAACAACCTATCAGTTACGTATAAAATATACCTGTACAGGAGCTACAGGAGATATCTGTGACGGGGTTGCCCCATGGAGTTCAGGAGTAGTATACCAACCAGGAGATAAGGTAGTATATAATGATACCTTGTACCAAAAGAATAGTTCGAATGGTTGGGATAATTTAGGGAGATGTGGTACTACAGGAAATGTACAAGGAACAGATGCTCCGTATTCGGATATAATAACATTTACAACCAAGAAAACTCCCGGAGGAGGAATTTGTGATGGAGTAGAGCCATGGAGATCAGGAGTTGTATATCAACCTGGGGATAAGGTAGTATATAATAATACCTTGTATCAAAAAAATGCTTCAGGAGGTTGGGATAACCTAGGTGCATGTAATGGAAGTAAGAAGCTAACTTCTCTGGCGTCATACCTGCCATCAGCAATAGAACTGATAATTTATCAGGAACCATTCTCTGGTACATTATCAATTTCTCTGCCAGAAGCACTACTTAAATCATCATCATATCGCATATTTGATGTAACAGGAAAAGTTATTATGAGCGGAGAAAAAGCTAAGAAAATAGACGTAGAAACAATAGAGAACGGAATGTATATTTTAAAAATAACATCCGGAAAGAACAGTTATGTAAAACGTTTCTTAAAACATTAA
- a CDS encoding VOC family protein, which translates to MKFKGFSLHINHPEETLSFYQDIIGFRLVEQYQVENHTIFCLESKARGYDLELIYNQESENISYAHEMQDNYWKYSLFVDDIKRVYHRLNQIKHTTGEAYQFGDIGYLMHTADTESHKIEFIQKTFEQHSRQTVSNDLFFLKEQPVLGLLTIRTKDPVKMLRFFESTLGLKLFVRMYVEKGEGFTLYFLGDRELVPPNPDIDAIENREWMYQQNHLFIEIQYYWGSEYKEGFDLCRNKRGLKSINFVGNLETVKEKLLLYEVQFVERETSIIFNTLDAHEIIVTQAI; encoded by the coding sequence ATGAAGTTTAAAGGTTTTTCATTACATATAAACCACCCAGAAGAGACACTCTCTTTTTATCAGGATATAATAGGGTTCAGACTTGTAGAACAATACCAAGTTGAAAATCATACCATTTTTTGTCTGGAAAGTAAAGCAAGAGGATATGATCTGGAGCTTATCTATAATCAGGAGAGTGAGAATATAAGTTATGCACATGAGATGCAGGATAATTATTGGAAGTATAGTTTATTTGTAGATGATATTAAAAGAGTATATCATCGATTAAACCAAATAAAACACACTACAGGAGAGGCATACCAATTCGGGGATATCGGGTATTTAATGCACACCGCGGATACAGAAAGTCATAAGATAGAATTTATTCAGAAAACATTTGAACAACATAGCAGGCAGACAGTATCTAATGATTTGTTCTTCTTAAAAGAACAACCGGTTTTAGGTCTACTGACGATTCGTACAAAAGATCCGGTAAAAATGCTGCGTTTTTTCGAGAGCACTCTAGGACTAAAGCTATTCGTACGAATGTATGTAGAAAAGGGAGAAGGGTTTACACTTTACTTTTTAGGAGATAGAGAATTAGTACCTCCGAATCCAGACATTGATGCTATCGAAAATAGAGAATGGATGTATCAACAAAATCATTTGTTTATTGAGATTCAATATTATTGGGGGAGTGAATATAAAGAAGGTTTTGATTTATGCCGAAATAAAAGAGGTCTTAAATCAATTAATTTTGTAGGGAATTTAGAAACCGTAAAAGAAAAGTTGTTACTCTATGAAGTGCAGTTTGTAGAAAGAGAAACCAGTATTATTTTTAATACACTTGATGCACATGAAATTATAGTAACCCAAGCAATATAA
- a CDS encoding T9SS type A sorting domain-containing protein, producing the protein MTTGLTGVAQQTQTRSSTNTFSGFQGQVSLKDSQTSPRDNPRARWEYHMEKIVDPSTKKLPEDIRKKEIAFVKGILEGKELSKSVAKQQKSGKHNYYYWKQRGPANVGGRTRALAVDRTNENVILAGGVTGGLWRSEDAGNSWRQISGFYDNPAITSIVQDPRPGKEHIWYYGGGERYGSTGDGISFEAGGIYKSVNGGRSFSVLSSSVVPMTKKAKKEFAFVNSLAVDATTGNLYVASTEGVYRWEENTFETIRTIDPVNQRFGSGYNIAVSPTGQVYAAYNGDSSFYQNPDQPFFFSSTDQGNTWKDISPPLEMTKNFNGRAIIEIDPSDENRIYLFVTTMREDYNSANVYRYQVTDREPWTDLSQNLLMNQGFVNSLTTQGGYNMVFEVHPTNPNIIFVGGANLFRSETGLTTPLEIKDRVGGYCSDTGMEYHHADQHALWFYESDPNKMLSANDGGVHLTNNLMGKGCEGMKWKSLSNGYYTTQPYHVSFDPNSKKEELLAGFQDNGSWYSDSRRSDHPWDFIHGADGGYSAIADHGKTMYVSTQGGYVIRYKKDNNGTVIDSGTVVSPKEANLHGFIVPFMLDPINDNIMYYLGRKTVWRNNNLDSIPATGNQEHITINWEGLELGVSGTPSAIGLSRYPVGNRMYIGTKTGTIYRLDNANVANGPAKDISSGKGLPQGYINHINVDPSNSDRAIVTYSNYGIPSLFITEDGGETWTDIGGNLEEQSDGKGNGPSAKASAFLGGSNSALGVNFQTVFVATSTGLYYTRHLKGKNTYWYKEPFVVGNALTTTVQTRKDGFIAISSHGNGMFSAKFPVFFNPIPEPTIHVAQMLDNIEVDYRDNYTTSIDVSNVFETDDGNPPSISLINSNPALVTAALNGDLLTLNYKGNTNVGSATITLIAKKGEEQTSEGFSFISKEPMLYDQKQRGTVNSFLTSYTNDQGYASQGADDFTIPAGEIWNIRRIIAFTHSSEYIPFAVEDISSLKIQLYNDQNGKPGTLREEYSVDKLDFLDKDISIVLPSILQLEEGTYWISIIPHLKNEKSQWIWGTYDIYSSDIKGAPAHYLGKNFFSDQPDITTWTPVHEIEKYAPYIEKCDARFQLFGVKEGETSKRPEETTELPLLLWPNPSHDFCQIDFKTIRKFDKKVTIDVFDALGNNIKKINQIRTQIGQYFLNIQSLPKGTYIVKITGKKTNKTFKILKK; encoded by the coding sequence TTGACTACCGGACTTACAGGAGTTGCACAACAAACTCAAACAAGATCGTCTACTAATACTTTTTCAGGTTTTCAAGGACAGGTTTCTTTGAAGGATTCTCAAACATCTCCTCGGGATAACCCTAGAGCTCGTTGGGAATATCATATGGAAAAAATAGTAGATCCTTCTACAAAAAAGCTTCCGGAGGATATTCGAAAAAAGGAAATAGCTTTTGTCAAAGGAATTTTAGAAGGAAAAGAGTTGTCAAAATCGGTTGCAAAACAACAAAAATCAGGAAAACATAATTATTACTACTGGAAGCAACGAGGACCTGCAAATGTTGGAGGGCGTACGCGTGCATTGGCAGTTGATCGAACGAATGAAAACGTAATTCTGGCAGGAGGAGTTACTGGAGGATTGTGGCGATCAGAAGATGCCGGGAATTCCTGGAGACAAATTTCAGGTTTCTATGATAACCCTGCTATAACCAGTATTGTTCAGGATCCAAGACCAGGTAAAGAGCATATCTGGTATTATGGAGGAGGAGAGCGATACGGTTCAACCGGAGATGGCATCTCTTTTGAAGCAGGGGGGATTTATAAATCGGTGAATGGAGGAAGAAGTTTTTCGGTACTATCTTCCTCTGTAGTGCCTATGACTAAAAAAGCAAAAAAAGAATTTGCTTTCGTAAATAGTTTAGCAGTTGACGCTACTACCGGTAATTTGTATGTGGCTTCTACAGAAGGCGTTTATCGCTGGGAAGAAAACACTTTTGAAACCATTCGAACAATTGATCCTGTAAATCAACGTTTTGGATCAGGGTATAATATTGCAGTGTCTCCTACCGGTCAGGTATATGCGGCATATAATGGAGATTCTTCTTTTTATCAGAATCCTGACCAACCCTTTTTTTTCTCTTCAACAGATCAGGGAAATACCTGGAAAGATATTTCGCCACCTCTTGAAATGACTAAAAATTTTAATGGAAGAGCAATTATTGAAATAGATCCTTCTGATGAGAATCGAATCTATTTATTTGTTACCACGATGAGAGAGGATTATAACTCAGCAAACGTTTACCGATATCAGGTAACTGATAGAGAGCCCTGGACAGATTTGAGTCAAAATCTATTAATGAATCAAGGTTTTGTAAATAGTTTAACCACGCAAGGAGGTTATAATATGGTCTTTGAAGTCCACCCTACAAATCCAAATATCATTTTTGTAGGAGGCGCCAATTTATTTCGTTCCGAAACGGGACTTACAACTCCTTTAGAGATAAAAGACAGAGTCGGGGGGTATTGTTCTGATACAGGAATGGAATACCATCATGCAGATCAACATGCCTTATGGTTTTATGAATCAGATCCTAATAAAATGCTTTCTGCAAATGATGGAGGAGTTCACCTCACGAATAATCTTATGGGCAAAGGATGTGAAGGAATGAAATGGAAATCTTTAAGTAATGGATATTATACAACACAACCATATCATGTTTCATTTGACCCGAATTCTAAAAAAGAAGAACTATTAGCAGGTTTTCAGGATAATGGAAGCTGGTATAGTGACTCCAGAAGATCAGATCATCCTTGGGATTTTATTCATGGGGCAGATGGAGGATACAGTGCGATTGCTGATCATGGAAAAACCATGTATGTTTCGACGCAAGGAGGATATGTGATTAGATATAAAAAGGATAATAATGGCACTGTAATAGACTCGGGAACAGTGGTGTCTCCAAAAGAGGCTAATCTTCATGGTTTTATTGTTCCGTTTATGTTAGACCCGATCAATGATAACATCATGTATTATCTGGGAAGGAAAACAGTGTGGAGAAATAATAACCTGGATAGTATTCCTGCTACCGGTAATCAGGAACATATAACTATCAACTGGGAGGGGTTAGAATTAGGAGTGTCAGGAACGCCATCGGCTATTGGATTATCAAGATACCCTGTAGGGAACCGAATGTATATCGGAACTAAAACCGGAACTATATATCGACTAGATAATGCCAATGTAGCCAATGGACCGGCAAAAGATATTAGCTCCGGAAAGGGGTTACCTCAGGGGTATATTAATCATATAAATGTAGACCCATCAAATTCAGATCGCGCAATAGTAACTTATTCTAATTATGGAATTCCCAGTCTTTTTATTACAGAAGACGGAGGAGAAACCTGGACTGATATCGGAGGGAATCTGGAAGAACAATCGGATGGAAAAGGAAATGGTCCTTCTGCTAAAGCATCTGCTTTTTTGGGAGGTAGTAATAGTGCTCTAGGAGTGAATTTTCAAACTGTTTTTGTGGCGACTAGTACAGGGTTGTATTATACTCGTCATTTGAAAGGAAAAAACACCTACTGGTATAAAGAGCCTTTTGTAGTAGGAAATGCATTGACAACAACAGTACAAACCAGAAAAGATGGATTTATAGCAATATCATCTCATGGAAATGGAATGTTCTCTGCTAAGTTCCCGGTATTTTTTAATCCAATTCCAGAACCTACGATACACGTGGCACAGATGCTGGATAATATTGAGGTAGATTATCGGGATAATTATACAACTTCTATAGATGTATCCAACGTATTTGAGACTGATGATGGAAACCCTCCTTCCATATCACTTATCAATTCTAATCCAGCATTAGTGACAGCAGCATTAAACGGAGATTTGTTAACGCTGAACTATAAAGGAAATACAAATGTGGGAAGTGCTACAATTACACTGATAGCCAAAAAAGGAGAAGAACAAACTTCTGAAGGTTTCTCTTTTATATCTAAGGAACCAATGTTATATGATCAGAAGCAACGAGGAACAGTGAACTCCTTTTTAACATCGTATACTAATGATCAAGGATATGCCTCACAAGGAGCAGACGATTTTACGATCCCAGCAGGAGAAATTTGGAATATTAGAAGAATTATAGCTTTTACACATTCTAGTGAATATATACCTTTTGCCGTTGAAGATATTAGTTCTTTGAAAATTCAGTTGTATAATGATCAAAATGGAAAACCAGGAACATTAAGAGAAGAGTATTCTGTAGATAAGCTGGATTTTCTTGATAAAGATATTTCTATAGTGTTACCTTCAATACTTCAATTAGAAGAGGGAACCTATTGGATAAGTATTATACCTCACCTAAAGAATGAGAAGTCTCAGTGGATTTGGGGAACATATGACATATATAGTTCGGATATAAAAGGAGCTCCCGCTCATTATTTAGGTAAAAACTTTTTTTCAGATCAACCTGATATAACTACCTGGACACCTGTTCATGAGATAGAAAAGTATGCTCCTTACATCGAGAAATGTGATGCAAGATTTCAGTTGTTTGGAGTAAAAGAAGGGGAAACGTCTAAACGACCGGAAGAAACAACAGAGTTACCATTGTTATTATGGCCTAACCCCTCTCATGATTTTTGTCAGATAGATTTCAAAACGATTCGCAAATTTGATAAAAAAGTAACGATAGACGTATTTGATGCATTAGGTAATAATATCAAGAAAATAAATCAGATCAGAACACAGATCGGACAGTATTTCTTAAATATTCAGAGTTTAC